In Paraburkholderia terrae, the following proteins share a genomic window:
- a CDS encoding Rieske 2Fe-2S domain-containing protein has translation MLSKADNELMCRVEEDQPMGIFLRRFWLPACLLDEIPSPGEGPVRVNLVGERLVAWRNAEGRVGLMAEACPHRGVSLMLARDEGNGLRCIYHGWKVDVAGHVCEMPGEPKDSRMCGRVNNQTFPCVEAGGLLWAYLGPGEPPALPRFPWMDLPASHYVVRKTLYNVNFVQSLEGSLDSAHSDFLHSAETSASGDYDQDQVHSDGRRSRPSTDTSPEIDVRETEFGFIYGAIRKAVADPENLAYVRATAYALPFYSMIPPVYMQASVPLDSENTAMYLVWYDNEQPLSPVEVKAHETFLGLRMGEDLLPDYRRPGRASNRWFQDREGIKSGTTYTGLYGTTMQDIAVQESMGPIQDRTVEHLGMTDKAIVHMRRMLLASARQIRDGKEPEIPALTCDYGKVRSAAATINRGDDWWEKLYGATPAASLEKAV, from the coding sequence ATGCTGTCGAAGGCTGACAATGAATTGATGTGCCGTGTGGAGGAAGACCAGCCCATGGGCATTTTCCTGCGGCGCTTCTGGTTGCCGGCATGTTTGCTGGATGAGATTCCATCCCCTGGCGAAGGGCCGGTTCGCGTGAATCTGGTGGGCGAGCGACTCGTCGCATGGAGGAACGCAGAAGGTCGAGTGGGCCTGATGGCCGAGGCCTGTCCGCATCGCGGTGTATCGCTGATGCTCGCACGCGATGAAGGCAACGGACTGCGCTGCATTTATCACGGATGGAAGGTCGATGTGGCGGGGCATGTATGCGAGATGCCCGGCGAGCCGAAAGACAGCCGGATGTGCGGACGGGTCAACAACCAGACTTTCCCGTGCGTCGAAGCTGGGGGGCTGCTGTGGGCATACCTGGGCCCGGGTGAGCCGCCTGCGCTGCCACGCTTCCCGTGGATGGACTTGCCTGCGTCTCACTACGTTGTTCGCAAGACGCTCTACAACGTCAACTTTGTCCAGTCGCTCGAGGGCTCACTTGATTCGGCTCACAGTGATTTCCTGCATAGCGCAGAGACGAGCGCTTCCGGCGATTACGACCAGGATCAGGTACACAGCGACGGTCGGCGTTCGCGGCCGTCGACGGACACGTCGCCCGAAATCGACGTAAGAGAGACTGAATTCGGGTTCATCTACGGCGCGATTCGCAAGGCCGTGGCCGATCCGGAGAACCTCGCGTACGTGCGGGCTACCGCTTACGCGCTGCCCTTCTACAGCATGATTCCGCCGGTGTACATGCAGGCATCCGTGCCGCTGGATAGCGAGAACACGGCGATGTATCTCGTCTGGTACGACAACGAGCAACCGCTCTCGCCGGTCGAAGTGAAGGCGCACGAAACGTTTCTCGGCCTGCGAATGGGCGAGGATCTGCTGCCCGATTATCGCCGTCCGGGACGCGCCAGCAACCGATGGTTCCAGGATCGCGAAGGCATCAAGTCGGGCACCACCTATACCGGGCTGTACGGCACGACGATGCAGGACATTGCCGTTCAGGAGTCGATGGGCCCCATTCAGGACCGTACCGTCGAGCACCTGGGCATGACCGATAAGGCGATTGTTCACATGCGCCGCATGCTGCTCGCGTCGGCTCGTCAGATTCGCGACGGCAAGGAACCGGAGATTCCCGCACTGACTTGCGACTACGGCAAGGTGCGCAGCGCTGCAGCGACGATCAATCGCGGTGACGATTGGTGGGAAAAACTCTATGGCGCCACACCCGCGGCGTCACTGGAAAAGGCCGTCTGA
- a CDS encoding amidohydrolase family protein: MIIDSHAHVVMTDELYRYMSELVASRANPAAPFSGIREEALHAVSNRLIAIMDGVGTDVQFLSPRPYMMLHSIKPATVTAMWTRAVNDAIHAQCQLHPDRFRGVAGLPQFRAESPANCLAELERCVKELGFVGCLLNPDPTEGEEAAPPALGDRFWYPLYEKLVELDVPALIHSASCCNPRESYTLKFINEESISIISLLESRVFEDFPTLKIVVAHGGGAIPYQMGRFRAWAERRGGETFDERVRRLYYDTCNYSPEALEFQFRVLGVDNCLFGTERPGTGTIACKQTGRDFDDLKPAIEAIPWLTPDDKYKIFEGNCRKVYSRAFKD, translated from the coding sequence ATGATTATCGACAGTCACGCCCATGTTGTGATGACCGACGAACTGTACCGGTACATGAGCGAACTGGTAGCCAGCCGTGCCAATCCGGCCGCACCGTTCTCTGGAATCAGGGAGGAGGCGCTGCATGCCGTTTCGAATCGATTGATCGCAATCATGGATGGCGTGGGTACCGACGTGCAGTTTCTCTCGCCCCGTCCATACATGATGCTGCATTCGATCAAGCCTGCGACAGTGACCGCGATGTGGACTCGCGCAGTCAACGACGCCATCCACGCTCAATGTCAGTTGCACCCGGACCGTTTTAGAGGCGTGGCCGGTCTTCCGCAATTTCGTGCGGAGAGCCCTGCGAACTGCCTGGCCGAACTGGAACGATGTGTGAAGGAGTTGGGTTTCGTGGGGTGCCTGTTGAATCCGGATCCCACCGAGGGCGAAGAGGCAGCGCCGCCCGCGCTTGGCGATCGCTTCTGGTATCCGCTGTACGAGAAACTCGTCGAGCTCGATGTTCCCGCATTGATTCACTCAGCGAGCTGCTGCAATCCGAGAGAGTCCTACACGCTGAAATTCATCAACGAAGAAAGCATCTCGATTATCTCTTTGCTGGAGAGTCGCGTGTTCGAGGACTTCCCGACATTGAAGATCGTGGTCGCGCACGGCGGCGGCGCCATTCCCTATCAGATGGGGCGCTTTCGCGCATGGGCCGAGCGACGTGGGGGCGAAACGTTCGACGAGAGAGTTCGCCGACTCTACTACGACACCTGCAACTACTCGCCGGAGGCGCTGGAATTCCAGTTTCGGGTGCTCGGCGTGGACAACTGCCTGTTCGGTACGGAGCGACCCGGAACGGGGACGATCGCATGCAAGCAAACAGGGCGCGACTTCGACGACTTGAAGCCTGCGATCGAAGCGATCCCCTGGCTGACGCCTGACGACAAGTACAAGATTTTCGAAGGGAACTGCCGAAAGGTGTACTCGCGGGCGTTCAAAGACTAA
- a CDS encoding alcohol dehydrogenase catalytic domain-containing protein: MRGLVHVGDGKLELRDLPAVSAGERGAVLRVEGSAVCIGDAETLHGYGPVMATPLVLGHEIIGRVADVGPAAPRVIQALRGARVMIDDARPCGACDWCLRDQKRFCKSPRYGHIVQDASSCNWGGYAEAVTLDAQSVLVQVPEDLPIELATFAFPVASGVEWLHVGAEIKAGESVAILGTSRMGAATALVALHAQASEVVVYGDSRGVDAINACSAMGADVRSFPTDPKREGPYDVVVVVTEAPVEYVAASVEMAGPLGRVIMACTSTRPSGIEPETIRRKGLTLKGGRGASAQSLRRAVEIVSAERTRLRAFTGEVHGFEAAEAVLKGLLNGGVVRGAHVVIQDAASSGSDVHA; this comes from the coding sequence ATGCGAGGACTCGTCCACGTAGGAGACGGCAAGCTGGAGTTGCGCGATCTCCCCGCAGTATCTGCGGGCGAGAGAGGAGCGGTGCTCCGGGTGGAAGGAAGTGCCGTTTGTATCGGCGATGCCGAGACGCTTCATGGATACGGCCCCGTGATGGCCACGCCCCTGGTTCTGGGACACGAGATCATCGGCCGTGTCGCGGACGTCGGACCCGCCGCCCCGCGCGTGATACAGGCGCTACGCGGTGCAAGGGTCATGATCGATGACGCCCGGCCCTGTGGGGCGTGCGACTGGTGTTTGCGCGACCAGAAGCGCTTTTGCAAATCTCCGCGCTATGGCCACATCGTTCAGGACGCTTCATCCTGCAACTGGGGAGGATACGCGGAGGCGGTGACGCTCGATGCGCAATCGGTGCTGGTTCAGGTTCCTGAAGATTTGCCCATCGAACTCGCCACGTTCGCGTTCCCTGTCGCATCTGGCGTTGAATGGCTGCACGTAGGCGCAGAGATCAAGGCTGGGGAATCGGTGGCGATCCTGGGCACAAGTCGTATGGGGGCGGCGACGGCTCTGGTGGCTTTACACGCTCAAGCGTCGGAAGTCGTCGTGTACGGCGATTCTCGCGGCGTAGACGCGATCAATGCGTGTTCGGCGATGGGAGCAGATGTGCGCAGCTTTCCTACCGATCCGAAACGCGAAGGACCCTACGACGTGGTCGTTGTCGTGACAGAGGCGCCCGTGGAATACGTCGCCGCTTCCGTTGAAATGGCGGGGCCACTCGGTCGAGTGATCATGGCGTGCACCTCGACCAGGCCGTCGGGAATCGAGCCGGAGACGATTCGTCGCAAGGGTCTTACGCTCAAAGGTGGACGCGGCGCATCGGCGCAATCTCTCAGAAGAGCGGTAGAGATCGTCTCGGCAGAGCGAACAAGGCTTCGAGCTTTTACAGGTGAAGTTCACGGATTTGAAGCTGCCGAAGCCGTTCTTAAAGGCCTGCTCAATGGCGGCGTAGTTCGTGGAGCTCATGTGGTCATTCAGGATGCAGCGTCGTCAGGGAGTGATGTCCATGCGTAA